The following are encoded together in the Kribbella sp. CA-293567 genome:
- the recF gene encoding DNA replication/repair protein RecF (All proteins in this family for which functions are known are DNA-binding proteins that assist the filamentation of RecA onto DNA for the initiation of recombination or recombinational repair.): protein MFVTALGLIDFRSYHQAEVQLQPGVTAFVGPNGQGKTNLVEAIHYTATLGSHRVANDAPLVRAGAPRAIVRTEFRSDQDRALVVELEINPGRANRARLNRSPVPRPREVLGLLRTVLFAPEDLALVKGDPSERRRFLDDLLTLRTPRLAGVRADYDRVLKQRNSLLKSASIARRQGRSGEAQLRTLEVWDDHLVRTGSELLAARLDLLESLRPLVSGSYDAVARGKGDARLEYKSSVPLEPGVSSREQLAEVIKTTVFERRSDELDRGVSLVGPHRDDLLLGLGDLPAKGYASHGESWSYALALRLASYELLRTDGGEPVLILDDVFAELDTSRRDRLAELVAPAEQVLVTAAVGADVPAELSGARFDVGEGSVRRA, encoded by the coding sequence TCGGCCTGATCGACTTCCGGTCGTACCACCAGGCGGAGGTCCAGCTCCAGCCGGGAGTGACCGCCTTCGTCGGCCCGAACGGCCAGGGCAAGACCAACCTGGTCGAGGCGATCCACTACACCGCGACCCTCGGTTCGCACCGGGTCGCGAACGACGCGCCGCTGGTCCGGGCCGGCGCTCCGCGCGCGATCGTCCGGACCGAGTTCCGGTCCGACCAGGACCGGGCGCTGGTGGTCGAGCTGGAAATCAATCCTGGGAGGGCAAACCGGGCCCGGCTGAACCGTTCGCCGGTCCCGCGGCCGCGCGAAGTGCTCGGATTGCTCCGTACGGTGCTTTTTGCGCCGGAAGACCTCGCGCTGGTGAAGGGCGATCCGTCCGAGCGGCGCCGCTTCCTGGACGACCTGCTCACTCTGCGGACGCCGCGGCTGGCCGGCGTCCGGGCCGACTACGACCGGGTGCTGAAACAACGTAACTCGCTGCTGAAGAGTGCGTCGATCGCGCGCCGGCAGGGCCGTTCGGGGGAGGCGCAGTTGCGCACCCTCGAAGTGTGGGACGACCACCTCGTCCGGACCGGCTCGGAGCTGCTCGCAGCGCGGCTCGACCTGCTGGAATCCCTGCGTCCGCTGGTCTCCGGCTCTTACGATGCCGTTGCCAGAGGAAAAGGCGATGCCCGGCTGGAGTACAAGTCGTCGGTTCCGCTGGAGCCTGGGGTCTCGAGCCGCGAGCAGCTCGCCGAGGTCATCAAGACCACCGTGTTCGAGCGTCGTTCGGACGAGCTGGACCGAGGCGTTTCCCTGGTCGGGCCGCACCGTGACGACCTGCTCCTCGGCCTCGGGGACTTGCCCGCGAAGGGGTATGCGAGTCACGGTGAGTCCTGGTCGTACGCGCTCGCGCTGCGGCTGGCGTCGTACGAACTGCTCAGGACGGACGGGGGTGAGCCGGTGCTGATTCTGGACGACGTGTTCGCCGAGCTCGACACGAGTCGCCGCGACCGGCTGGCCGAACTGGTCGCACCCGCCGAGCAGGTCCTGGTCACCGCGGCGGTCGGCGCCGACGTACCGGCGGAGCTCAGTGGGGCCCGTTTCGACGTCGGTGAGGGCTCGGTACGCCGTGCCTGA
- a CDS encoding DUF721 domain-containing protein, translated as MPDQLLPDPKGQNSSESGVESESVEAPEHDKRGLELAKTLASRLKGAGPIQPVKKARRRRPTGNQVSSARADDRDPQLLTNTLGRLMREQGWEVDVAVHGVMARWPSIVGPEMASHCQPETYQDTELTVRTDSTAWATQVRLLAPDLVRRLNAELGDGTVTRVKVEGPNAPSWRKGPRTVRGGRGPRDTYG; from the coding sequence GTGCCTGACCAGCTGCTGCCCGACCCGAAAGGCCAGAATTCCTCTGAGAGCGGCGTCGAGAGCGAGTCCGTCGAAGCGCCTGAGCACGACAAACGAGGCCTCGAGCTGGCCAAGACGCTGGCCAGCCGGCTCAAGGGCGCCGGTCCCATCCAGCCTGTCAAGAAGGCGCGCCGCCGCCGCCCGACCGGGAACCAGGTCAGCAGCGCCCGCGCCGACGACCGCGATCCCCAGCTGCTCACCAACACCCTCGGCCGGCTGATGCGCGAACAGGGCTGGGAGGTCGACGTCGCCGTCCACGGCGTGATGGCGCGCTGGCCCTCCATCGTCGGTCCGGAGATGGCGTCCCACTGTCAGCCGGAGACCTACCAGGACACCGAGCTGACCGTCCGCACCGACTCGACCGCCTGGGCCACTCAGGTGCGCCTGCTCGCCCCCGACCTCGTACGCCGCCTCAACGCCGAGCTCGGCGACGGCACCGTCACCCGGGTGAAGGTCGAGGGCCCCAACGCCCCCAGCTGGCGCAAGGGACCCCGCACGGTCCGCGGCGGCCGAGGCCCCCGCGACACCTACGGCTGA